In Deltaproteobacteria bacterium, the genomic stretch CGATGAGAACTTTATCACTTCCTTCGGCTCCGGCCGCGTTAATGTGCGCATTTATACGGACTATTTCTGCGCCCCTTGCCGCGCCGCCGAACCGGAAATCGAGGCGCTGCTGACCAAGCTGCTGGAAAAAAACACTATCCGCCTTACCTTAGTTGACACGCCCGTCCACAAGGAGACGCCCCTCTATGCCCGCTATTTTCTTTATATCCTGAATGAAAATAAGCGATTTTTTGCCCAGGCCATGCTGGCGCGAGGCGCGTTATTTGAGGCAGCGGCACAAAACATTCTTACCGCCAAGGACCTGGAGGCCTTTCTGGCCAAAAGAAATATAAAATTCAAACTCCTTGACGCGGCGCCCATTTTTAAGAACATGGAAAACTACATCAAGGAAGATAGCATTCACAGCACTCCCAGTTGCGTGATTTATGGCCCCAAAGGCAAACAGGTGTCCGTGGGCAAGATCGGAATCATCAAGGGGCTGAAAGGCATCCTGGAGAATACCCCCCCTCGATAATAAAGGACCAATGGATGAGAGAATTTGACACGATTGTTGTCGGCGGTAGGTTTAAGAAATTATTTTCTGCTGGAAAAACGCAGACAAT encodes the following:
- a CDS encoding thioredoxin domain-containing protein, whose product is MNKLLQNKRLLTGVMAGIGIGIIIFYTFCVDSCRYLQGAIWGLDLKYLGIVFMAAVILLTALKKDSLCLALISMGIGGEAFLIGYQMKNSTYCPFCLAFGILLILIFVVNFQKKQIPLITIMAILGLLFLFLAFKGSSTPAFADENFITSFGSGRVNVRIYTDYFCAPCRAAEPEIEALLTKLLEKNTIRLTLVDTPVHKETPLYARYFLYILNENKRFFAQAMLARGALFEAAAQNILTAKDLEAFLAKRNIKFKLLDAAPIFKNMENYIKEDSIHSTPSCVIYGPKGKQVSVGKIGIIKGLKGILENTPPR